The Paenibacillus dendritiformis region CCAGAACCGCCATCTGCACTCCCATTGGCAGCAGTTGACCACGGTCAAAAACTATTTGAACCATCGCCTGGATACGGACATATCGGTCGAGCAGTTGGCGGCGATGGCCAATCTCAGCACCTACTATTTCATCCACTTGTTCAAGCATGCGTTCGGCATCTCTCCGATCCGCTATCATCAATTGGCGAGAATCGAGAAAGCGAAGCGGCTGATCCAATTCACCGATATCCCTTTAACCGAAATTGGGGAGCGTGTCGGGTTCGGAAGCATTCACGCCTTCAGCCGCGCGTTCAAAAAATGGGAGGGAGTTCCCCCGTCCTTCTACCGCAGCAAAAAAAAGTGACGCTTCCGCATGGCGGAATGCGTCACTTGCTATGTCAGAGAACAAAGACATGTGGTACAACAGTTAGCCCGCCGCATGACGGGCAGCCCTCAGCAAGCAATCAGCCGCTTCGATGCCGATATGCTTGCCGCGTTGTGCCGATACTTGATTCATGAACGCCTTCAGATTTCCCTCATCGAGCTTGACGGTCAAGCTGTTCGCGATTCCCCGGTTGCCGATCCATCCCTGTTCGGCGAACTGGGCCACCAGTTCCTTCAAGCTCCCTAACGTAACGGCAATCTCGAACGGAACCGAACGGACGGTCTCGTTCCCTGCCAGATCGGCCGCCTTGATCCTCAGCTCATGACGGCCCGGCTGCAGCCTATACAGCTCGATGGCCTGGCCTGCGGGCCGCTCCGCTCCGTCCAGTTGAAGGACTGTGGCGGCCGGATCCGGGCCGGATCCGCCGTCTTCCACAGCGAAGTCGGTGCGGAGCGTCTCGCTTACCGTATACTTTCTTGCCTCCGGCTCCCGTATGGAGACGGCAGGCGCTGTCCCATCGACCTTCACGACAATCGACTTCGCCTCCTCCGTCTGCCCTGCCGTGTCCATCGAACGGAAGCGCACCGTATGCGTCCCTTCCGGCAGCGTCAAGGGCTTCGTATAGACCTCCCACACCGTTCCGCCATCGAGGCTGTATTCCGTCGCGGCGATGCCCGATTGATCGTCCGCGGCCGTCAGCTCAACCGTGGGCGAAGACAGATACCAGCCGTTCCGCCATCCGGCTGTGAAGGCGTGACGAGAGCCGTCGTCACCGGAGGGGTATCGTCGTTCCCGCCGTTCAACGCTTGCAGTCGCCCGATGTAACTCGTCTTCAACGGGCTATCCGGCAGGAGAGCGGCCGCCTGGCGTGCCGCGGCGATATCGGCCGGCCGCTTGCCCTCCTCCGCCCTTCTGACGGCTTTGTCGGCCTTCACGACAATATCTTCGGGAGATCCGGGCACGATGCCGGTCGCGCTCCAATTCCGGTACGCGCGTCCTGCCCTGTCCATCATCTGGCCTTCCGCCCCGATCACGAACAGCCTTCCGGTAACCTCCGCATCCGGCACGCCTTGTTTTTTGGCAAAAACGAGCTTGACCGTCGTCACCGCGCTGCTCTCCGGGTCCTGCTTTTTGGCCAGATCGCTGGATAAGGCCTTCTTCTCATCGTGAACCCGGAAGCGGACGCGAAGCAAGCCGGGCTCCGCTTCCTCTACGGCGGCGCTTCCCCGCCCGGCCAGACTGTCGGCGATCGACCATGCTTCATAGGCCACCTTGGCCGGATCGTAATGAACGGTATACTCGCCGCTCACATAATCATTCGCCAGCGCAATGCCCGGAGTAACGACGATGCTGCCCGCCTCCGTCGTATTCATGTTCACTCGCATCGTATACCGAAGATCATACCGATCCGAGATATATTCGTAGAGACGATCATATACGGATCGCCGTAGCATCGACATGCTGTCCGCATGCTTGGCCGGATCGAGCGGAACGAAGGCGTTCGCCCCGTCCACAATCGGGGTCGTAGCCAAGTAATAGGTATTGAAGGTATCCTTCATATACCCCGACGTGACGCCGAAGTTCATATATTGAGCCAGCGTATGATAGTCGTTGTACTCGATTTCGACGCTGGCGCCCACTTTTTTGGCGAATGCGGCGGTTGCCGGGAGAACGCCCTTTTTATAGAAATTGAATGCATAGTTGGGCTGTATGGAGGCGGATGTGAATCCAAGCTCCTTCCAGACGTACGGTGACAAGGAGGACAAATACGGAATCCACGTAAAGTAATAGGATTTGCTCTTCAAATATTCCGCCGTTCCCCGGATCAATTCGATATCGCCGCCGCCGAAGAGGCGCTCCGGGTTCCAATAGAAGCTGTTCAGCTCCAGATTGGCGTAGCCGGCCTCCTGGAAGCGCCGCTCCACTTCATCGATATACCATCGCAGCGCCGCCTTCTGATTCTCCAAGGCCAGACGCGCCATCTCCATCTGTCCCGCTTCGCTGTCCGGATTGGCCACCTCGCCGCGGAAATCAGCCGGCAGCAGACTGAACCGGCTGCCGTCGCCCCGCACGTCTCCGAAGTCGGCGCTCGGCGTCAGCTTCGGAATAACCATGTTGATGCGGACCTTCCGGTTCGTTCCGAGCAGCGCATTCAGCTCGCCGGCCGCTTCGTTCAACGCCCCGAGCTGCGTATCCCGCTGGAACGAAAAGTCGAGGAACGAGTGATAATCGGCCATGTTCGCGAAGATGCCCATGCCGTTCCCGTCAAAGCCGGAAGGCGTAATGACGGCCGCTACAGTCGCGAACAAAATATCATCGAACAGCCAGTCGGAATAGTTCCCGTATATGTCCTTATATCCAAGCACGGACTTCATTTTTTCTACCGTCCAGTTCGTCACTTCAGGGACCCGGTAAGCTCCCGTCGGAAGCAGGAATTGATCGCGGATGCGTGAAGCCGCCTCCGAGCCCGGCTCCGGGTACGCCTGCACGATCGGGCTGTCCGGATCCGGCTGGGAGACGGGAACCTCCGCTCCGGCGGCAATGCCCGGCTGTCCCATAATCTCCATCTCATCGGCCCAGCAGTTGAATTCGACCACGAACGTCATCTTAATATAGCGGGCCTGAATATACATCGGCTTGCCTGCGATGCGATCGAGCTTGTACGTCTTTTTGTGAACGTCCTTATTCGTTCCTTCCGGCTTCACATGCTCGAAGTAGAGCGGGACGTCCGGCTTCGCCTTGCCCAAAAAGGCATAATCGACTCCGTCATTGGAAGCGTAGTACCGCACATGGAGCGGCGGACTGATGCCGACATCGCTGCGCTGGGCAAAGGTCATGTACACACTGTCGACCGTATGGATCGCTTCCATGTCGACGATGACCTCGCGCATCGAATCGCGATAGAACTTGAACCATGTTGGATCGCTCCAGTCGTTCCCATTGGCGGGCACGCCATCCGTCATTTTATAGGCGTCGGTTGCGGGGGAGCCGGTATCGGGAATATTCAGCTGAGACTGAACATCGGCGTCCGGTTTATGAATAACCGGAACATGACCAATCGCCAAGTTCATCCGTTGGCCGGCTTGCCCGGTCCGCTCAAGAGATTGCACCGTGGATGATAATCCTGCCAAGCACATGCATAACGCAATGATCAGAACTAGCCCTTGTCTGCCATACATCAACTTCACTCTCCTTTCACATCGAGAGATACCTGCCCGTTAGTGCAGCAGTCCAACTCCCCTCCTTCTGTGCCAGGATTGCGGCGCCGCTTCGGTACAACCCGCCTGAGCCGCCTCGGTTCGGCCGCATGCTTCTCTCATCGTAAAAGGAAAGAACCGCAATGGATTTAGCTGAAATTAGCAAAATGTTAACCGTTCCTGCAAACTTGAAGGCAGGCATCATGATGAGTTCCGGATGCGCAGATGCTGATTTGTATAACAAAAAATGACCGTCATGCGATCGATCGCAGACGGTCATGTGAATTATTTCAACTCCCTGCCCTATTTCCGTACTCTCGCCACTTCTCCCCCGCTGGCCTGCAGCAATTCGGTTACCGCTATTTTGATTAGGGAATGAGGAGATCCGCCACCCGTATAGACTACGTCCTTCTCGGTCACCTTGGGATCGATCAGGAACAGAGCTTCGAATCCGAACGAAGGCACCCCGCCGGCCGGATACCCTGTTCGCTCCAGCACTTCCGTCTCATTCGCGAGCCGCGGCTTGGCAATATTCAGAGCTTTGCCGACTCTCGTCGTGCTTGCTCTGTCTTCGCCTTTGACAATCGCGACGATGAACCGGTCCTGTTCGTCAATCATGCAGATGTTCTTGACGAATTGATCGGCTGAGCCCTGAACGGCGATGGCCGCCTCCTGAACGGAGTGGCAGGATTGCTCGAGGACGAGATGCTCGGCTTGGATATGATGTAAAGCCATATACTCTTTTATTTTCGTTTCATAGGCATTCATTTCTGTCTCCACTCTACTTTCTGATTTAGTCAGGTTGAATAAACTCAACGCGGTTGCCGAACGGATCCCGGAATTCGAACCGTTCATACCCCGGAATCGGAACTGATTCCAGAATTTCAATGCCATGGCTTAGTAACCGTTCTCTCATCGCCTCGATGTCCTGCACTTGATATGCCAGGTGGGCTTTGGTCAATGAACGATCGACGCCATCTTCGGTCCCCACATGAAGCTCCTGCGTGCCAACTTGAACCCAGAATCCTCCTCTGCCGGCCAAGGAGTCGGGCTTGGCGATTTCCTTCAACTGCAGCACGCCGCAATAGAAGGCTTTGGCCTGTTCTTCCTGGCCTCGCGGTATCGTGATCTGAGCATGATGAAAGCGAGTAATCATTGTCAATCCCAATCCCTCCTCGAATTTATTATTGCTTGAGTTACCCAAGGACCAATGGACTTGCTCGTTCGGCTTGCTTAGCAGCTTGCGCTAATTCACATGGATTCTTTCGATCTCCCGGCTATTCCGGTCGAGCACGATCATCCCTGTCGCAAACGCTTTTTCGGTACTCTCGATCGGCGTGAGCACTAAATAATAGTCTTCCTCCGGGATGTTGACTTCAACTTTTTTCTCGTCGATGAACGCGATGATTTTCCCTATATTTCGGTCGTTGCGGCCGGACAATTTCAAATACTGTCCCTTGTTCGTCTCAATGACCCGCTCTCTGATCTGATTCGTTCCTTGCCCCAGAAAATGAAACTTGTATTTGCCGTTGAGCCCTTTGAATAATTCGCCATTCCATCTCGATTAATGGAACTGTACGGATTTCTTCTTCATTTTTTAGAGAAAACGAAGGTCTGGGACAACATAGCATAAGTTCCGGGCAATCCTTCCAATTCAATGCTGTCCTCCCTTTCCAGGAAGTCAATCTTCTGTTCCTTATAGTATTTCTTCCAAAATCGCACGGCGGCTATATTGTTTTTTAATTGCTCCACGCTGTAGCTGCCCGGAAATCGGTTCAACACCGTACTTACCGCTTCGGATGCCAGATTTTTGCCACGATATTTTT contains the following coding sequences:
- a CDS encoding OmpL47-type beta-barrel domain-containing protein, with product MSSPTVELTAADDQSGIAATEYSLDGGTVWEVYTKPLTLPEGTHTVRFRSMDTAGQTEEAKSIVVKVDGTAPAVSIREPEARKYTVSETLRTDFAVEDGGSGPDPAATVLQLDGAERPAGQAIELYRLQPGRHELRIKAADLAGNETVRSVPFEIAVTLGSLKELVAQFAEQGWIGNRGIANSLTVKLDEGNLKAFMNQVSAQRGKHIGIEAADCLLRAARHAAG
- a CDS encoding DUF4855 domain-containing protein; its protein translation is MYGRQGLVLIIALCMCLAGLSSTVQSLERTGQAGQRMNLAIGHVPVIHKPDADVQSQLNIPDTGSPATDAYKMTDGVPANGNDWSDPTWFKFYRDSMREVIVDMEAIHTVDSVYMTFAQRSDVGISPPLHVRYYASNDGVDYAFLGKAKPDVPLYFEHVKPEGTNKDVHKKTYKLDRIAGKPMYIQARYIKMTFVVEFNCWADEMEIMGQPGIAAGAEVPVSQPDPDSPIVQAYPEPGSEAASRIRDQFLLPTGAYRVPEVTNWTVEKMKSVLGYKDIYGNYSDWLFDDILFATVAAVITPSGFDGNGMGIFANMADYHSFLDFSFQRDTQLGALNEAAGELNALLGTNRKVRINMVIPKLTPSADFGDVRGDGSRFSLLPADFRGEVANPDSEAGQMEMARLALENQKAALRWYIDEVERRFQEAGYANLELNSFYWNPERLFGGGDIELIRGTAEYLKSKSYYFTWIPYLSSLSPYVWKELGFTSASIQPNYAFNFYKKGVLPATAAFAKKVGASVEIEYNDYHTLAQYMNFGVTSGYMKDTFNTYYLATTPIVDGANAFVPLDPAKHADSMSMLRRSVYDRLYEYISDRYDLRYTMRVNMNTTEAGSIVVTPGIALANDYVSGEYTVHYDPAKVAYEAWSIADSLAGRGSAAVEEAEPGLLRVRFRVHDEKKALSSDLAKKQDPESSAVTTVKLVFAKKQGVPDAEVTGRLFVIGAEGQMMDRAGRAYRNWSATGIVPGSPEDIVVKADKAVRRAEEGKRPADIAAARQAAALLPDSPLKTSYIGRLQALNGGNDDTPPVTTALVTPSQPDGGTAGICLRPRLS
- a CDS encoding aminoacyl-tRNA deacylase, translated to MALHHIQAEHLVLEQSCHSVQEAAIAVQGSADQFVKNICMIDEQDRFIVAIVKGEDRASTTRVGKALNIAKPRLANETEVLERTGYPAGGVPSFGFEALFLIDPKVTEKDVVYTGGGSPHSLIKIAVTELLQASGGEVARVRK
- a CDS encoding VOC family protein; translated protein: MITRFHHAQITIPRGQEEQAKAFYCGVLQLKEIAKPDSLAGRGGFWVQVGTQELHVGTEDGVDRSLTKAHLAYQVQDIEAMRERLLSHGIEILESVPIPGYERFEFRDPFGNRVEFIQPD